A stretch of DNA from Cupriavidus taiwanensis:
GGTCCGACGATTCTGGTTCTGTCTTAGCTGCCGGCCGTACTGACGCGTGTGCAGGTAGTGAAACCTGTTAGCGCGGACGGCACGAACAGGCCAGACCGGCGATGCGCATACGTGATCCCCTGCCGCATCGCAGAACCCGCCATTTAAACGATTTTCCGCCGCCCTGTCAAGGCGGAACTCTGTGTGCGACGGCACAATTGCCACACCGCCATGGCGCCCCCGGTGCCCCATTGTCCACAACAGCCGGTGGGTAACTGAAAGCGCCCCGAGCGCCACCTCCAGCGCGCTCATCCACAGGCGAAGTCCCTGTTTTGCCTGAATTTTTGATCGTTTCCACACCCCGGAAACCCGCATGGCAGCGGGGGTTGTGCACACAAATCCACTGCATTTGCACAAGTTGTCCACAGACTTATCCTTTGTGGATAACTCAGGGGCGGGAGTACAATCCGGGTCCAAACACAACACGGGCTGCGTGGCGCAGGCGCAACCCGGGCCCCCACCGCGACAACGCATGACTTTACGCACGCCAGTGCGGCGAGCCGGAAGGCTCGCTGGCGGCGGCATGGCATGCAGCGGTGCCCTTGCCGATGGGAATCTATTCCCAATACGGTCGAGGGCGGCCCGGATCGCGCGGCGCATACGCCGCCCGTGGCGCACCCGGTGCCGCTGGCAAGGCGGCACCGGGTGCGATCACCCAACAACAAACAATGCAAGATTTCTGGCAGGCGGCAGCCGCGCAACTCGAGCGCGAGCTGACGCCGCAACAGTTCAAAACGTGGATCAAGCCGCTGGCGCCCGTTGCGTTCGATGAAGAAACGCACGCGCTGCGGATTGCCGCGCCCAACCGTTTCAAGCTCGACTGGGTCAAGAGCCAGTTCTCCGGGCGCATCACCGCACTGGCCTGCGAATACTGGGAAGCGCAGGTCAGCGTCCAGTTCGTGCTCGATCCGGCCGCGTCGGGCCGTGCCGCCGCCTATATGCAGCCGGCCCAGCCCGGCATGGGTCCAGGACCGGGCATGGGCGGCATGGACGGCCACGCAGCACCGGGTACGGCCATGGCCGGCTATCCCGGCGCCCAGCCCGGTGCCCAGCCGTTGGGCGGCCAGCCTTCGTTTGCCATGCCCGGGCAGCCCGGCTATGGCGAGTACCCCACCGCACCCGCGTACGGCATGGGTCAGCCGCCATACGGCAATCCGGCCGGCATGCCGTCCGCAGCCCCGGTCCCGGCCGGCGCGCGCGCCCAGGCTCCCGGCATGGGCGGCCAGCACCCTGGCCAGCACCACCTGCAGCACAACGCCGACATGGGCGAGATCGACGTGGTCCAGATGGACCCCGCCGAAGCCAGCGCCCGCTCCTACCGCGCGCCGCAGCAGGCCCAGCACCCGCAGCACGCGCATGCAGCGATGGGCGGCGGCGCGCAAGGCATGCCTGGCCACCAGCCCAGCGACACGGTCCACGAGCGCTCGCGCCTGAACCCGATCCTGACGTTCGACAACTTCGTCACCGGTAAAGCCAACCAGCTCGCCCGCGCCGCCGCCATCCAGGTCGCCAACAACCCGGGCAAGTCGTACAACCCCCTGTATCTCTATGGCGGCGTGGGCCTGGGCAAGACCCACCTGATCCACTCCATCGGCAACCACATGCTGATGGAAAACCCGCGCGCGCGCATCCGCTACATCCACGCCGAGCAGTACGTGTCCGACGTGGTGAAGGCATACCAGCGCAAGGCGTTCGACGAATTCAAGCGCTACTACCACTCGCTCGACCTGCTGCTGATCGACGATATCCAGTTCTTCTCCGGCAAGAACCGCACGCAGGAAGAGTTCTTCTACGCCTTCGAGGCCCTGATCGCCAACCGGGCGCAGGTGATCATCACCAGCGATACCTACCCCAAGGAAATCACCGGCATCGACGACCGCCTGATCTCGCGCTTCGACTCCGGCCTGACCGTGGCGATCGAGCCGCCCGAGCTGGAAATGCGCGTGGCGATCCTGATGAAGAAGGCCGCCGCCGAGAACGTGAACGTTCCGGAAGAAGTCGCCTTCTTCGTCGCCAAGCACCTGCGCTCCAACGTGCGCGAGCTGGAAGGCGCGCTGCGCAAGATCCTGGCGTTCAGCAATTTCCACGGCAAGGACATCACCATCGAGGTGACGCGCGAAGCGCTGAAGGACCTGCTGACGGTGCAGAACCGGCAGATCTCGGTGGAGAACATCCAGAAGACCTGCGCGGATTTCTACAACATCAAGGTCGCTGACATGTACTCGAAAAAGCGGCCTGCCAATATTGCCCGTCCGCGCCAGATCGCGATGTACCTGGCCAAGGAGCTGACGCAGAAGAGCCTGCCCGAGATCGGCGAACTCTTCGGCGGCCGCGACCACACCACCGTGCTGCACGCCGTGCGCAAGATCGCCGACGAACGAAGCAAGGATGCGCAGCTAAACCACGAGCTGCACGTGCTGGAGCAGACGCTCAAGGGTTGATGGATGGCCTTCCCGGCCGTAGACCGGGAAAGGCGCATTTTGAAGGGCCGGCCCCCGAGGCTGGCATACTGTAGGGTGCGCGCCACGAACAACCCGTGGCGCCTGGGGAATCAACGTCAGCATCGCCGGAGCAAAAGTCCGGAAAGTGGCCACCGATAAGGCTTTGCGGTGAGTCGGGCCGGGATGGCAGGCGCGTTCAGTGCCAGCGTGGCTTTTTGTGCACAGCTGGCCCGCCAGCCGGTCCCGCCCCGCTTCACCGCAGCGGCTTATCCTTGGTACAATGGCACATTAACTCCTTGATTCCTAAGTGAATTTGGAGTTGTTTGCGTTCTGCGGTCGCCGACTACAAACGACGAAGGATAAATTCAATGCAATTGGTCAAAACCTCGCGAGACAACCTGCTGCGTCCGCTGCAAATCGTGAGCGGCATCGTGGAGCGCCGCCACACCCTCCCGATCCTGGCCAACCTGCTGATTCGCAAGTCCGGGTCGAACGTGTCCTTCCTGTCGACCGACATCGAAATCCAGATCACCACGCATGCGGAATGCGGCGTCGGCAACGACAGCGTCGCCACCACCGTGGCCGCGCGCAAGCTGCTCGACATCCTGCGTGCCATGCCTGACGGCGACGTGGCCCTGTCGCTCAACGACAAGCGCATGACCGTGCAATCCGGCAAGAGCCGTTTTGCCCTGCAGACGCTCGCCGCCGAAGAATTCCCGACCGTTGCCGAAGCCAGTGAATTCAACGCCAGCGTCACGCTGCCGCAGAAGACCTTCAAGCACCTGCTGGCGATGGTTCACTTCGCCATGGCGCAGCAGGACATCCGCTACTACCTGAACGGCATGCTGCTGGTGGTGGAAGGCAAGAAGGTCATGGCAGTCGCCACCGACGGCCACCGCCTGGCTTACTGCGGCGTGGAACTGGAACAGGAAGCCGCTGGTGTTGGCTCGCGCCAGGAAGTCATCATCCCGCGCAAGACCATCCTGGAACTGCAGCGCCTGCTGGAAGACAACGACGATCCGGTGACGGTGCAGCTGGCCGCCAACCAGGTCAAGTTCACGTTCGCCAATATCGAACTGATTTCCAAGCTGGTCGAAGGCAAGTTCCCTGACTTCCAGCGCGTGATCCCCAAGGGCTACAAGAACGCCTTCGCGATCGACCGCGTGCGCCTGCAGCAGGCGCTGCAACGCACCGCGATCCTGACCACCGACAAATTCAAGGGCGTGCGCTGCATCCTCGACACGCACATGCTCAAGATCAGCTCCACCAACGCCGACCAGGAAGAGGCGCAGGAAGAGCTGGAACTCGATTACTCGGGCGACGCGCTCGACATCGGCTTCAACGTGACCTACCTGCTCGACGTTCTTGCCAACCTCAAGACCGAGCAAGTGCAGGTCAGCCTCGGCGACTCGAATTCGAGTGCGCTGATTACCGTGCCGGAAGACGACAACTTCAAGTACGTCGTCATGCCGATGCGCATCTGATGATCCGGTAACAGGACACGCAGACCACGAGATACCGGAGCAGCAAACGGCACGCTTTGACACCCGGCCCCGGCCGGAACGTCCATGGGATGACCATCCCGCAGCGGGGGCAGGATCGGAACGATCCGCGCCCCTTTTGCCGTTTTTAGTAACCCGCCACGCGGCCCCTTCGCGCCCCGCCAGCATGCCCTGCATGCCGGCCCGGCCCGAACCCCGCCCGGCCACGACGCTTTGCCGCAAGTAGGAAAGACATGACCGAACAGCAGAAACCGCAACAGGAAAACACCTACGGAGCCTCCTCGATCCAGATCCTGGAAGGCCTGGAGGCGGTACGCAAGCGCCCGGGCATGTATATCGGCGACACCTCCGACGGCACCGGCCTGCACCACCTTGTCTTCGAGGTGCTGGACAACTCCATCGACGAAGCGCTGGCCGGCTACTGCACCGAGATCCAGGTCACCATCCACAGCGACAACTCGATCTCCATCGTCGACAACGGCCGCGGCATCCCGCCCCTGGTCAAGTTCGACGACAAGCACGAACCCAAGCGCAGCGCGGCCGAAATCGCCATGACCGAGCTGCACGCCGGCGGCAAGTTCAACCAGAACAGCTACAAGGTCTCCGGCGGCCTGCACGGCGTGGGCGTGTCCTGCGTGAACGCACTCTCCAAGTGGCTGCGCCTGACCGTGCGCCGCGACGGCCAGGTCCACCTGATCGAGTTCGCCAAGGGCGATGTGCAGAACCGCATCATCGAGACCGTGCCCGGCCCCGACGGCCAGCCCGTTGAAGTCTCCCCGATGAAGGTCATCGGCGCCACCGACAAGCGCGGCACCGAAGTCCACTTCCTGGCCGACGAAGAAATCTTCACCAACGTCGAGTTCCACTACGAGATCCTCTCCAAGCGCATTCGCGAGCTCTCGTTCCTGAACAACGGCGTCCATATCAAGCTGGTCGACCAGCGCACCGGCAAGGAAGAAGACTTTGCCTTCTCCGGTGGCGTGAAGGGTTTTGTCGAGTACATCAACCGCGCCAAGACCGTCCTGCACCCCAACATCTTCTACGCAAACACCGAAAAAGACGGCATCGGCGTGGAAGTGGCCATGCAGTGGAACGACGGCTACAACGAGCAGGTGCTCTGCTTCACCAACAACATCCCGCAGCGGGATGGCGGCACCCACCTGACCGGCCTGCGCGCCGCGATGACGCGCGTCATCAACAAGTACATCGAAGAGAACGAAGTCGCCAAGAAAGCCAAGGTGGAAACCACCGGCGACGACATGCGCGAAGGCCTGGCCTGCGTGCTCTCCGTCAAGGTACCCGAGCCCAAGTTCAGCTCGCAGACCAAGGACAAGCTGGTCTCGTCCGAAGTGCGCCTGCCCGTGGAAGAACTCGTCAGCAAGGCGCTGACCGACTTCCTGCTGGAAACGCCCAACGACGCCAAGACCATCTGCGGCAAGATCGTAGACGCCGCCCGCGCGCGCGAAGCCGCCCGCAAGGCCCGCGAAATGACCCGCCGCAAGGGTGTGATGGACGGCATGGGCCTGCCCGGCAAGCTCGCCGACTGCCAGGAAAAAGACCCGGCCCAGTCCGAACTCTTCCTGGTGGAGGGTGACTCCGCAGGCGGCTCCGCCAAGCAGGGCCGCGACCGTAAGTTCCAGGCCATCCTGCCGCTCAAGGGCAAGATCCTGAACGTA
This window harbors:
- the dnaA gene encoding chromosomal replication initiator protein DnaA, which translates into the protein MQDFWQAAAAQLERELTPQQFKTWIKPLAPVAFDEETHALRIAAPNRFKLDWVKSQFSGRITALACEYWEAQVSVQFVLDPAASGRAAAYMQPAQPGMGPGPGMGGMDGHAAPGTAMAGYPGAQPGAQPLGGQPSFAMPGQPGYGEYPTAPAYGMGQPPYGNPAGMPSAAPVPAGARAQAPGMGGQHPGQHHLQHNADMGEIDVVQMDPAEASARSYRAPQQAQHPQHAHAAMGGGAQGMPGHQPSDTVHERSRLNPILTFDNFVTGKANQLARAAAIQVANNPGKSYNPLYLYGGVGLGKTHLIHSIGNHMLMENPRARIRYIHAEQYVSDVVKAYQRKAFDEFKRYYHSLDLLLIDDIQFFSGKNRTQEEFFYAFEALIANRAQVIITSDTYPKEITGIDDRLISRFDSGLTVAIEPPELEMRVAILMKKAAAENVNVPEEVAFFVAKHLRSNVRELEGALRKILAFSNFHGKDITIEVTREALKDLLTVQNRQISVENIQKTCADFYNIKVADMYSKKRPANIARPRQIAMYLAKELTQKSLPEIGELFGGRDHTTVLHAVRKIADERSKDAQLNHELHVLEQTLKG
- the dnaN gene encoding DNA polymerase III subunit beta, translating into MQLVKTSRDNLLRPLQIVSGIVERRHTLPILANLLIRKSGSNVSFLSTDIEIQITTHAECGVGNDSVATTVAARKLLDILRAMPDGDVALSLNDKRMTVQSGKSRFALQTLAAEEFPTVAEASEFNASVTLPQKTFKHLLAMVHFAMAQQDIRYYLNGMLLVVEGKKVMAVATDGHRLAYCGVELEQEAAGVGSRQEVIIPRKTILELQRLLEDNDDPVTVQLAANQVKFTFANIELISKLVEGKFPDFQRVIPKGYKNAFAIDRVRLQQALQRTAILTTDKFKGVRCILDTHMLKISSTNADQEEAQEELELDYSGDALDIGFNVTYLLDVLANLKTEQVQVSLGDSNSSALITVPEDDNFKYVVMPMRI
- the gyrB gene encoding DNA topoisomerase (ATP-hydrolyzing) subunit B, which gives rise to MTEQQKPQQENTYGASSIQILEGLEAVRKRPGMYIGDTSDGTGLHHLVFEVLDNSIDEALAGYCTEIQVTIHSDNSISIVDNGRGIPPLVKFDDKHEPKRSAAEIAMTELHAGGKFNQNSYKVSGGLHGVGVSCVNALSKWLRLTVRRDGQVHLIEFAKGDVQNRIIETVPGPDGQPVEVSPMKVIGATDKRGTEVHFLADEEIFTNVEFHYEILSKRIRELSFLNNGVHIKLVDQRTGKEEDFAFSGGVKGFVEYINRAKTVLHPNIFYANTEKDGIGVEVAMQWNDGYNEQVLCFTNNIPQRDGGTHLTGLRAAMTRVINKYIEENEVAKKAKVETTGDDMREGLACVLSVKVPEPKFSSQTKDKLVSSEVRLPVEELVSKALTDFLLETPNDAKTICGKIVDAARAREAARKAREMTRRKGVMDGMGLPGKLADCQEKDPAQSELFLVEGDSAGGSAKQGRDRKFQAILPLKGKILNVERARFDKMLSSQEVLTLITALGTGIGKDDYNLEKLRYHRIIIMTDADVDGSHIRTLLLTFFYRQMPDIIERGYVYIAQPPLYKIKHGKEERYIKDDVELNAYLLKLAMEKASLVRPDGSEISGDALTELARQYQLTEGVIGRLSRIVDMDALRAIADGVTLDLDSAAAAEASAVALKAKLAEMHAKTLIGAAVNDDGTADVYAQFDEKTDKHRLMIARRHHGNVRLSHLDADFVHGADYAALSNAAKTFQGLTPEGTKVQRGEGDKLRDQTVNDFHGAMQWLLAEAERGVSRQRYKGLGEMNPEQLFETTLDVTQRRLLKVQIEDAIAADQIFTTLMGDEVEPRRNFIESNALVARNIDV